One window of the Sparus aurata chromosome 7, fSpaAur1.1, whole genome shotgun sequence genome contains the following:
- the emilin3a gene encoding EMILIN-3, giving the protein MHFVTAVSHFVFMTLFLSLVETKFYRPFQFNQYKAGFSQHHDPGNPTSRHKNHCAYVTEKTVSFTVQDGAAPYVKAEYNKCSWGQKCPTLQYRLMYKPLYKVAHKTVTELEWRCCPGYSGYGCMEGHPVYQHNMKMMPPFKGPPMKGPQFKGPQYKGPMFKGPMFKGPPINTAVKANPWSQKGPPINGFNSYPMRHFGPPRSAYPDTSFEPFPSEPEPMPEHQEPHHTEHDPEHEHELEHEHGQVPEEHVPEEHVPEEHVPVDHVPEEHVPEEHVPVKIPAPLSGGEQPESETIGQTLDSETEERIFRMEEDVQRLNQGLETLKGTVNGLEDSLRASLREDANRMLSALLSAAPGPVPAPAVASSPSTMGFVEIPGEDPEIGGLDGRHVFPGLTELNVRVEELRTELQAKTTELQEIKATVMGHDGALKKMSNRGVVSDSTANLKGHAQSELEKSMDAKLSEARTEILGGFEKRVESAEGRCEEKAGDLRRQCQREQGERQEQMEDALAESNTDLRTELRSLQAQIHGLQAADGCCGGVSGLAERVQLLETSVAGLNQSQGHLRVELGGHKDHIEGMLAGRLEYVEAKLNLTGKIKGNESGRRSGIPYKAETGQGLEDRMEGKLRALEGRLLTALEELGNVTAPALLEGHAVPTLETELESLRGRLEVDVDRVKKHLSSLEILCSTSCSSPQNPSAIQGDSAAPSTNLASEQNLKEVLNLQDDRLNNLNVTLQHILKNLTHRNEQEQAEADYPIKGELTILKFNVRSVNHTLRDLQDSLGTVVHQVGQSNSTWHEREARLAQQIKGVVQLVGHQASMLGAGERRLTRLKGELQTMKRRLAQEVQGCRSTAMGVQKEVTEVGGRVASVEDQCKGLNYLAEDLERIREELEGQSNGLLLQMNGTLSSHTQQLSELRGEVRNCTSKVTPTQQSLESEVELRRGDTFTLN; this is encoded by the exons ATGCATTTTGTGACGGCTGTgagtcattttgtgtttatgaCTTTATTTCTGTCGCTGGTCGAAACCAAGTTTTACAGACCGTTCCAGTTTAACCAGTATAAAGCTGGGTTCAGTCAACACCATGATCCAGGGAATCCCACCAGCAGACACAA GAACCACTGTGCCTATGTCACTGAAAAAACAGTGTCCTTCACCGTGCAGGACGGGGCAGCCCCGTATGTAAAAGCTGAGTACAACAAGTGCTCCTGGGGTCAGAAATGTCCAACTCTCCA GTATCGTCTGATGTACAAACCACTCTACAAGGTGGCACATAAAACTGTCACAGAGCTGGAGTGGCGCTGCTGTCCTGGGTACTCTGGTTATGGCTGTATGGAAGGACATCCAGTTTaccaacacaacatgaaaatgatgCCACCTTTCAAGGGCCCACCAATGAAAGGCCCACAGTTTAAGGGCCCACAGTACAAAGGTCCAATGTTCAAGGGTCCCATGTTCAAGGGCCCTCCTATTAACACTGCTGTGAAGGCCAACCCATGGAGCCAAAAAGGACCTCCCATTAACGGCTTCAACTCTTATCCAATGCGCCACTTTGGACCTCCAAGGTCCGCCTACCCTGACACCTCCTTTGAGCCTTTTCCGTCTGAGCCAGAGCCGATGCCAGAGCACCAGGAACCACATCACACAGAGCACGACCCAGAACACGAACATGAGCTTGAGCATGAGCATGGCCAAGTACCAGAGGAACATGTACCAGAGGAACATGTACCAGAGGAACATGTACCAGTGGACCATGTACCAGAGGAACATGTACCAGAGGAACATGTACCAGTGAAAATCCCTGCGCCTCTCTCTGGTGGTGAGCAGCCTGAGAGTGAGACCATAG GCCAGACCCTTGACAGTGAGACAGAGGAACGAATATTTCGAATGGAGGAGGATGTTCAACGTCTGAACCAGGGTCTGGAGACCCTGAAGGGAACCGTGAATGGGCTGGAGGACAGTCTACGAGCCTCGCTGAGAGAGGATGCCAATAGGATGCTGtcggctctgctctctgcagccCCTGGTCCTGTTCCTGCTCCAGCTGTAGCCTCCAGTCCATCCACTATGGGGTTTGTAGAGATTCCTGGAGAAGATCCTGAGATAGGAGGTCTAGATGGTAGACACGTGTTTCCAGGCCTCACAGAACTAAATGTGAGAGTAGAGGAGCTCAGGACAGAGCTGCAAGCCAAGacaacagagctgcaggagatTAAAGCAACAGTGATGGGACATGATGGAGCACTGAAGAAGATGTCGAATAGAGGAGTGGTGTCAGACTCCACTGCCAATCTCAAGGGACATGCCCAGAGTGAATTGGAGAAGTCGATGGACGCCAAGCTGAGCGAAGCCAGGACAGAAATTCTTGGTGGGTTTGAGAAACGTGTGGAGAGTGCAGAGGGCCGATGTGAGGAGAAAGCCGGAGATTTGCGTCGTCAGTGCCAGAGGGAGCAAGGTGAGAGGCAGGAGCAGATGGAAGATGCTCTGGCGGAAAGTAACACAGACTTAAGAACAGAGCTGAGAAGCCTCCAGGCACAGATACATGGTTTACAGGCTGCAGATGGCTGCTGTGGTGGAGTGAGTGGACTGGCAGAAAGGGTGCAGCTGCTGGAAACATCAGTGGCAGGCCTAAACCAGTCCCAGGGCCACCTGAGAGTGGAACTGGGTGGACACAAGGACCACATAGAGGGAATGCTTGCGGGGCGTCTTGAGTATGTGGAGGCAAAGCTCAACCTGACTGGGAAGATTAAAGGTAATGAGTCTGGAAGGAGAAGTGGTATCCCATACAAAGCTGAGACAGGACAGGGTCTGGAGGACAGAATGGAGGGTAAGTTGAGGGCTCTAGAGGGCCGTTTACTGACAGCTTTGGAGGAGCTGGGTAATGTCACTGCACCCGCACTGCTGGAGGGTCATGCTGTCCCCACTCTGGAGACGGAGCTGGAGTCCCTCCGAGGGAGACTAGAGGTGGATGTGGACCGAGTGAAAAAGCACCTGAGCAGCCTTGAGATTCTCTGCTCCACTTCTTGTTCCTCACCTCAAAACCCATCCGCCATCCAGGGAGACTCTGCAGCACCAAGTACAAACCTGGCATCAGAGCAGAATTTGAAGGAGGTACTCAACCTGCAAGACGACCGTTTGAACAACCTCaatgtcacactgcagcacatCCTGAAAAATCTGACTCACAGGAACGAGCAGGAACAAGCAGAGGCAGATTATCCCATCAAGGGAGAGCTCACAATACTCAAATTCAATGTCCGCTCAGTCAACCACACCCTGAGAGACCTCCAAGATTCCCTGGGGACAGTGGTCCACCAGGTGGGTCAAAGCAACAGCACCTGGCATGAGAGAGAGGCTCGTCTGGCCCAGCAGATAAAGGGTGTGGTCCAGCTGGTTGGACATCAAGCTTCCATGCTCGGGGCAGGTGAGCGCAGGCTGACGCGACTCAAAGGTGAGCTGCAGACGATGAAGAGGCGACTCGCTCAGGAGGTCCAAGGGTGCCGGAGCACAGCTATGGGAGTCCAGAAAGAGGTCACTGAGGTTGGAGGGCGTGTCGCCAGTGTGGAGGACCAGTGTAAGGGCCTGAATTACTTGGCAGAAGACCTTGAGAGAATCAGAGAGGAGCTGGAAGGACAGTCCAATGGTCTTCTTCTGCAAATGAATGGGACTCTTTCCAGTCACActcagcagctgtctgagctGAGAGGCGAAGTCAGAAACTGTACCTCCAAGGTGACGCCAACACAACAGAGTTTAGAGTCGGAGGTAGAGCTGAGACGAGGGGACACCTTCACTTTGAATTAG